Proteins encoded together in one Coregonus clupeaformis isolate EN_2021a chromosome 30, ASM2061545v1, whole genome shotgun sequence window:
- the LOC121546429 gene encoding pre-mRNA-processing factor 6-like: protein MRGQIEEQSENNEKAREAYNQGLKKCPHSMSLWLLLSRLEERVGQLTRARSILEKSHLKKPQSPELWLESVRLEFRAGLKNIANTLMAKALQECANSDIKG from the exons ATGAGGGGACAGATAGAGGAGCAGTCTGAAAACAATGAGAAGGCCAGGGAGGCCTACaaccagggg CTGAAGAAGTGTCCCCACTCCATGTCCCTGTGGCTGCTGCTGTCTCGTCTGGAGGAGAGGGTTGGCCAGCTGACCAGGGCCAGATCCATCCTGGAGAAATCACACCTCAAGAAGCCACAGAGCCCAGAGCTATG gTTGGAGTCGGTGAGACTGGAGTTCAGGGCAGGGCTGAAGAACATCGCCAACACACTGATGGCTAAAGCCTTACAGGAGTGCGCCAACTCAG ACATCAAAGGTTAA
- the LOC121546430 gene encoding pre-mRNA-processing factor 6-like, translated as MSAFRVCGGKWRSYTQENVSKSVRLWKTAVELEEPEDARIMLSRAVECCPTSVELWLALARLETYENARRVLNKACENIPTDRHIWITAAKLEEANGNTQMVEKIVDRAIISLWANGVEINREQWIQDAEECDKAGSVATCQAVIRAVIGIGHRGGGL; from the exons CTCAGGAGAATGTGTCTAAGTCAGTTCGTCTGTGGAAAACTGCTGTAGAACTGGAGGAGCCAGAGGATGCCAGGATCATGCTGAGCAGAGCTGTGGAGTGCTGTCCAACTAGCGTGGAG TTGTGGCTGGCGCTGGCGCGGCTGGAGACCTATGAGAATGCCAGGCGTGTCCTGAACAAGGCCTGTGAGAACATCCCTACGGACCGCCACATCTGGATCACCGCCGCCAAGCTGGAGGAGGCCAACGGGAATACTCAGATGGTGGAGAAGATCGTTGACAGAGCCATCATATCACTCTGGGCCAACGGAGTCGAGATCAACAGAGAACAGTGGATACAG GATGCAGAGGAGTGTGATAAGGCGGGTAGCGTGGCAACGTGCCAGGCGGTGATCCGGGCAGTTATTGGCATCGGCCATCGAGGAGGAGGACTGTAA